From the genome of Deltaproteobacteria bacterium:
CCGGATCGGCAGCAAACACCTTGGCCTCGCGCGTCACCGTCACCACGTCGTCCGGCGAGGCGAAGGGGGCTGACACCGAGCCCATGCTCGACGCGAAGGAGCGGGCAGCCGCGGGGATGACGTTGCAAGAAGCCAACGCCGGGGACGATGCACTCTCGAGAAGTGCCACAAGAGCGAATGCAGTGACGAGACAGCCGACGTCCTTCATGACGCTTTCTTCCTCAAATAGTCGCGCTACTACCGATAGGCCGGCACGACGGCGATTCACCAGCGCGGCGAAGGACCGGTTGGTGGTTTCCCGTGCGGCGCTGAAGGTCTTGGTCGCCTGTGGGACGGGGTTGCAGGTCTGCCAACGAGCGCCGCAAGGACGACCGCGCCGGGGGAGGGTCGGCTTCATCACATTCTCCTCGGGCGGCCCGCCCGGCCTCCTCGACCGCCCCCCACGCGGCTGCGCCCGCACTCGTGTACGGCCGCCCCCGTACGTCGGTCAAGCGAAAAAAGTTGGCGTGACGCCCGTGTGCGAAATTTACCGTAGGGTCGTTCGCTCGCTCTCTAGTCGCTTCACGTTGCGCTGAGCTTGCCGCCATCCTTGGCGGCGACGACTTCCCGTGCGCCTTCGGATCGGTCACCGGCGTAGTCACGCAGCTGTTGTCGTCGCACGCGTCGCCCAGGGAGGCCGGCACCGAAGCGGCCTCCACGGGCTTCGCCGAAAAGGTGTCCCGCGCGGGGGCCTCGAGTGCGTCGCTGAGCCTCGTCGCGGGCCAGGTGAGCGCCTCGGTCTCGCTCATGCGCCGCCCCTCCGACCTTCGCACGCAGATCGAGGAGGGCGTCGATTCCGTGTGATGCGTCGGGCAGGCGGTGATCCGGGGCGGCCGGACCGGCGGCGGCGGATGTTCCGCCGCCGGTTCAGCCACGCGCTAGTTGTACGCGTAACCGCGATACCACGTACAGCCATAGCCGGTCCTGGAGTACAGGTCGTTGCTCCACTCCCCCTGCAGGATATAGCGGTGCCCGTTGAGCGTGACGTTCGCCTGGTCGCTGCTCACCGTGCCGTAGTGGTAAGAGCACTTGTCCCCGTTCTCGTTTCCCTGGTCATCGTACCACCCGTTTCCGAGCGGGTCGGTGATCATCTCGAACTGCTCGTGCGACAGGGTCGAGATCGCACCGTCGGCGGTATAATCGCCGCTGGGGGCATAAAAGTTGTTGCCGGAGTGAGCTGAGCAGTTCCAGTGCTGATCCTGGCTGGGCATATTGGCGTAGATCACGGGGGCGTTCGAGGTGTTGTTCGGGTAGTAGTGCGAGTGATAGGCGCAGTAAGTCCCCGTCGTCCCGTTGGTAGACCATCCGTTGTTCGCGCTGTAGGTCAACAGACCGGACGCAGTGAAGACGAAGAACTGGTAGTGGAGACCGTACGGCCAATTGTTCAAGCTGATCTCCCTCCACACCTCTTCCTGGATGTCGCCATCGGTCGTGTACGTCCCGTGTGGGTATGGGCGGCTGTCGAGCACCCAACCCGCCCACGTCGAGTTGTTGCGGGTACAGTTGTAATAGTCACAGTACTGGGTGGTCGGGTTGTAGAAGGTGGAGCCACCGACATCGATCAGGTACCGACGGATGAGGTTCCAGTATGTAGAGTCACTGCCGTACTTCTCGAAGGTGTAGCCCGGGGGCACCCAGAAGATGGCGTAGCTTCGAATCCAGTCCTGGACACGGCCGCCGTGGAACCTGAGCGGATACGAGTTGTCCGAGGGCGGGGTGCCAGCAGCATTGTGTGCGCGGAACGGATGTTCCTTGTGCGGCCCAGAGCGGACCTTGAGCGGCGGGACGCTCGCCTCCGGTGGGCTCTCTGGCGGCTGCAAGAAATCGGGCAGCTGTTGGGAGTGCGCCCCGCCAGGCCCCAGATAGAGAACAACGGCGCTGACGAGAGCGAGGAGGCGCACCTTGACGCTCCGCTTCTCGGTGAACGAACCAAGGGGCACCTCCGCGGGACCGAACTCTTGACGCATGCAGAACATCGATGGCTCCTCCTTCTGACTGTTGGGGTCTCACGCCGCGCGTTCCGGCTGGAAGAGCAAGCGCGATGCCGTCACGAAAGTGGCCGCGGATCTGACGGGAAGAGGCGAAAAATCGAGGTCGCACGAGGACGGTCGGGAATGCTCGCGCCCGGCCTGCTAACGCGGGTTGGCATCGCCACCGTCGCCGACGAGTCAGGTGCAAACCAGACTTAGCGCCGACCAGTGGACTTAGCGTTCCGAAATTCGCGGACGCTCTGTCAGCGGTCACTCGGTACTGGCACCCTAGTTGCTCTTCCCGAGCGCAGAGGTGCGAGCACAGATGACGCCGAAACGGGACGCGCGGGCAAGCAGCGGTACTCCGGTCGCAGCGAACGTTATGCCGGTGGCGGAGGCGGCGCAGGCGAGAACCGTCACGGCAGGCGGCTGGTTCGTCGCCGAGGACCTGAACGGCGATCTGCTCGTCGTGGTGCTTCCGCGGAAGACGGAGCAGGGATCGTAATTTCCACGCTCCGAACTTTGGGGAACCGGAGGTCCCCGGGCGACTGCCTTCGCGTCCAAGGGCATGGTGCAATTGAAGCGGGGCCAGGTACGGAAGTTTCCTGCCACGGGCGTCGCCCGGCGTCCAAGAACTCGCGCCCAGCGCGTTGGCACGAGCCCCTGGGAGATCGTGGTCGAGCCGCCAAGACCAGCCGGCCCGACGTCGGTGAGGCGCTCGTCGCCGGTGGCCGGCGTACGGCGCAACTGTCTACGTGTGCGGGCCCTCGAACTCGCGGCGGCTCCGTCGACGGTAGGCGTGGCTCGCGCTGCAGAACTAGGAGCGGTGGACCGCTAACTCGTCTTGGCGACCTGCCCCTTCGGCGCTAAGGGAATCTAGCGTCGCGCCGCGAGCGACGCGCCGGTTACGATGTCTTTGCTCATCCCGGCGACACATGGCGCGTGGCACCCTCCTTGCTCTTCGCTGCTCGCAAAGGAGGACACACCATGACCACGCAGATGATCACGAGGATGGGGTTCGCAGCGGGGCTTCTCTTGCTCGGCTGCCTAGGCGAAGCCGGAGCCGCGGGATCCTGTCCCGGCGGCCGCTTCCTGGTGCACGGTGACGCGCTGATCGCCGAGGCGAACGCGCCGGCTGTGGACGCCGTCGTGATGACGGGGTCGCTCGTCTCCGTCGCCAGCGGGTGCAGGCCGGTCGCCGCCAAGTTCAAGTCGGCTCGCAGCGGGACGCTCGTCCGCGCCGCCTTTCCGGAATGTCGCGAGGCGGGTAGGCGGTTCGTGCTGAAGGCCACCGTCGACCGGACGTGCACCTCCATGACGGGCACGTTCAGCGCCAAGCGGCCCAAGTTCAGACGGCGCTTCGTGGCGACGCTCTCGACCTGCGGCGACGGCGTGCTCGACGCGGAGGCCGGCGAGCAGTGCGACGACGGCACCTCGGTCAGCCGAGACGGTTGCGAGGCGAACTGCACTCGCTCGGCACCACCGACCACTACCACCACCACGACAGTGGCGCGCACGACGACGACCACCACCACGACACTCCCGCCCAACATTATCATTGACCCTCCGCCGCCCGGCGACATCATCGAGCCCCCGCCGCCCGGCGACCTTCCGCCCGGCGACGACCTTCCCCCTCCGCCGTTGCCCTTCTGAGAGCAAGGAGCAGTCGCCCGTCGCATCTCATTCACGCGCCTGGCGGCGTATCCTGTGAGGTGGTTACACCTAGCTTGCTCGCAAGGCTGCAGCGTTCGCGGGTTCGCCTTCGCGTGCTGGCACCGTGATTGCTGTCTCTTTCGGACAGCGTGACTGCCCGGATAGCGGGCCATAACCCAGAGGAGGAAGAACGATGATGCACTCGGAACACAGCACGATGACGAAGGGAGCAGACTCCCGATGCCGAGGCACCGGCTTCTTTGCCGTTGCCCTCGCCCTTGCCGTTCTGGGCGGAACGAACCCAGCGAGAGCCGAGGTCGTGCCGACGCCCGGGCAGCTCTACACGGTGCCACACTCCTACTGCATCGACGACGCNNNNNNNNNNNNNNNNNNNNNNNNNNNNNNNNNNNNNNNNNNNNNNNTGTCGTTCTACGACACGAGCACGTACTCCGAGCAGACCGTGTGGTGGCTCCCCGCCGTCTTTACGTGGAACGGCACGGCGTGGGTGCTTGCCGGGAAGGGTCAGTGGCAGCCCGGACTCGCCCAAACGTCGGTAAATCTGCTGAGCTGCTTGACGGGGAACTGCAGCTTCCAGCCGACGGAGTTCACGGGCTGGGACCGCTTCAGCTTCACGGTCACCCCGGGCCACTACTACAGGGCCGCCATCTACTACTACTGGAACGCGACGATCGACGTCGGCCACGGGGAAACCGTCCGCGTGGGCTCCAATTTCGTCGGCCGATGGGCCTCCTACCCGCCGTACTGCTACATCTCCGGGAACGGGAAAAACATCACCATCCTGCCGCTCCAACTCCCATGAAGAGCACGCCGGCCGGTCCCCCTCTCTCCGAGGAGGACCGGCCGGCCCTTTCAGCTACGTTTTGCCGCCCCCTTCATTCGGGTTAGGGATACCGATACGATCCGGTACGATCCGGAGTCAGAGTCGGGCGGCGAGAGTGGCAATGCAGCGCGCGGCCTTCCTGGCCTGTCTCGTCGCCGGCGGCGCGGCTCCCCCGGTCGCCGCGGCCGCCGCACCGGCGTGCGCGGCCTTCGACCACGAGCACCAGGCATGGACGCGCCTCCTCCAGCAATACGTCAAGGACGCGCGGGTGGATTACGGAGGCCTCCACCGCGAGGCACGGCCGGCGCTCTCGGCTTATCTCGACGTGCTTTCGGCGGTGTCGCGGACCTGCTACGCAGGTTGGACGCGCGAGCAGCGGCTCGCGTTCTGGATCAACAGCTACAACGCCTATGCGGCGGAGCTCATCCTCGAGCACTACCCGGTGCGCAGCATCCGCGCGATCGGGTGGCTCCCGGGGTCGGCCTTCCGGACGAAGTTCATCCCGATGAAGGACCTCGCGGGCGGCGAGCTCTCGCTCGACGACGTCGAGCACGAGCACCTGCGGAAGGAGTTCGGCGAGCCGCGCATCCACTTCGCGATCGTGTGCGCGTCGGTGAGCTGCCCGGCGCTGCGCTCCGAGGCGTACCGCGCCGCCGACCTCGAGCGACAGCTCGACGATCAGGCGCGGCGGTTTCTCGCCGATCCCACGAAGAACCGCTTCGACCGCAAGTCGCGGACGCTCCACCTCTCGCCGATCTTCAAGTGGTTCCGCGAGGACTTTGAGAAACCAGCTGGCAGCCTGCTGGCGTTCGTCGCCCGCTACGTCGACCCCGCGGCGGCGGCGGCGGTCAAGGAGCCGGGCGTGCGCGTCGAGTTCCTGGATTACGACTGGTCCCTGAACGGGAGATAGAAATGGTCGAGACGGCCGACTTCGACGCTACCCTCGCGCATCATGGGCTGGCGCCGCTGCGCCGCGGCAAGGTCACGACGCTCCAGGTGAACGTCGGCAAGCGCTGCAACCAGGCCTGCCACCACTGCCACGTGGAGGCAGGCCCGACGCGGACCGAGATCATGGGCGAGGCCGTGGCCAGCCGTGTGCTCGAGCTCCTCGCCGCGAGCGCCGACGTGACGATCGTCGACCTCACAGGCGGCGCGCCAGAGCTGAACCCGCACTTCCAGCAACTGGTGCACGAGGCGCGGGCGCTCGGCCGACACGTGATCGACCGCTGCAACCTGACCGTGCTCTTCGAGCCGGGGATGGAGGACCTGGGGGAGTTCCTGGCGGCGCACGACGTCGAGATGGTCGCGAGCCTCCCGTGCTACACCGCGGAGAACGTCGAGAAGCAGCGCGGGCACGGCGTCTTCGAAAAGAGCATCGACGCGCTCCGGCGCCTGAACGCGCTCGGCTACGGGCGGTCGGACTCGGCGCTCGTGCTGAACCTCGTCTACAACCCGGTCGGCGCGTTCCTGCCGCCGCCCCAGGCCGAGCTCGAGGCGCGCTACAAGGACGAGCTCCGCGGCGGCTTCGGGATCGAGTTCCACCGCTTGTTCACGATCACCAACATGCCGATCAAGCGCTTCGCGGACTTCCTCGTGCGCCAGGGGCAACGCGAGGCGTACATGAGCCTGCTCGTGAACCACTTCAACCCGACGACCGTCCCGGGGCTCATGTGCCGCTCGCTGCTCAGCGTCGGCTGGGACGGGACCCTCTACGACTGCGACTTCAACCAGATGCTCGAGCTGCCGCTCGGC
Proteins encoded in this window:
- a CDS encoding radical SAM/Cys-rich domain protein, which gives rise to MVETADFDATLAHHGLAPLRRGKVTTLQVNVGKRCNQACHHCHVEAGPTRTEIMGEAVASRVLELLAASADVTIVDLTGGAPELNPHFQQLVHEARALGRHVIDRCNLTVLFEPGMEDLGEFLAAHDVEMVASLPCYTAENVEKQRGHGVFEKSIDALRRLNALGYGRSDSALVLNLVYNPVGAFLPPPQAELEARYKDELRGGFGIEFHRLFTITNMPIKRFADFLVRQGQREAYMSLLVNHFNPTTVPGLMCRSLLSVGWDGTLYDCDFNQMLELPLG
- a CDS encoding DUF547 domain-containing protein, whose protein sequence is MQRAAFLACLVAGGAAPPVAAAAAPACAAFDHEHQAWTRLLQQYVKDARVDYGGLHREARPALSAYLDVLSAVSRTCYAGWTREQRLAFWINSYNAYAAELILEHYPVRSIRAIGWLPGSAFRTKFIPMKDLAGGELSLDDVEHEHLRKEFGEPRIHFAIVCASVSCPALRSEAYRAADLERQLDDQARRFLADPTKNRFDRKSRTLHLSPIFKWFREDFEKPAGSLLAFVARYVDPAAAAAVKEPGVRVEFLDYDWSLNGR